From Agromyces sp. SYSU T00194, a single genomic window includes:
- the lexA gene encoding transcriptional repressor LexA, with product MDTENDLEQRRATRRRKNLSAKQLQILDVIQRSVSTRGYPPSMREIGDAVSLSSLSSVAHQLNQLELSGYLRRDPNRPRALEVLIETPQQTEAADETGASGASGSPAPVGDAAMVPLVGRIAAGVPITADQQIEEVFPLPRQLVGKGELFILKVVGDSMVDAAICDGDWVVVRQQQTAENGEIVAAMLDGEATVKVFRQRDGHTWLLPRNSAFEPILGDYAEILGKVVAVLRTV from the coding sequence GTGGACACCGAGAACGACCTCGAGCAGCGTCGGGCGACCCGGCGGCGCAAGAACCTCAGCGCCAAGCAGCTGCAGATCCTCGACGTGATCCAGCGCTCCGTCTCGACGCGGGGCTACCCGCCGAGCATGCGCGAGATCGGCGACGCGGTGAGCCTGTCGTCGCTCTCGAGCGTCGCCCACCAGCTCAACCAGCTCGAGCTGAGCGGCTACCTGCGGCGCGACCCGAACCGGCCGCGCGCGCTCGAGGTGCTCATCGAGACGCCGCAGCAGACGGAGGCCGCCGACGAGACCGGCGCGTCAGGGGCATCCGGCTCCCCCGCCCCCGTGGGCGACGCCGCGATGGTGCCGCTGGTGGGCCGCATCGCCGCGGGCGTGCCGATCACCGCCGACCAGCAGATCGAGGAGGTGTTCCCGCTCCCCCGCCAACTCGTCGGCAAGGGCGAGCTGTTCATCCTCAAGGTCGTCGGCGACTCGATGGTCGACGCGGCGATCTGCGACGGCGACTGGGTCGTCGTGCGGCAGCAGCAGACCGCCGAGAACGGCGAGATCGTCGCCGCGATGCTCGACGGCGAGGCGACCGTCAAGGTCTTCCGGCAGCGCGACGGCCACACCTGGCTGCTGCCGCGCAACAGCGCGTTCGAGCCCATCCTCGGCGACTACGCCGAGATCCTGGGCAAGGTCGTCGCCGTGCTCCGCACCGTCTAG
- a CDS encoding LysM peptidoglycan-binding domain-containing protein produces the protein MAIHSGTVFGSPRTTTTVPSRERPSAARPSAARPQTDQIPARTRLRLTRRGRLVFGTLGVLIALAFALLLPLAAAPAVAGDEAAEPLQVITVEQGQSLWAIAEQIAPHADPREVITDILRLNGLDSAELVPGQQLALPADR, from the coding sequence ATGGCAATCCACAGCGGCACGGTCTTCGGTTCGCCGCGCACGACGACGACGGTCCCGAGCCGGGAACGCCCCAGCGCGGCTCGACCCAGCGCGGCGCGACCGCAGACCGACCAGATCCCCGCACGCACGAGGCTCCGCCTGACCCGGCGCGGGCGGCTCGTCTTCGGCACGCTCGGCGTGCTGATCGCGCTGGCGTTCGCGCTGCTGCTGCCGCTCGCGGCCGCTCCCGCCGTCGCCGGTGACGAGGCGGCCGAGCCGCTGCAGGTCATCACGGTCGAGCAGGGGCAGTCGCTCTGGGCCATCGCCGAGCAGATCGCGCCGCACGCCGACCCGCGCGAGGTCATCACCGACATCCTGCGCCTCAACGGCCTCGACTCGGCCGAGCTGGTGCCCGGCCAGCAGCTCGCCCTTCCGGCCGACCGCTGA
- a CDS encoding histidinol-phosphate transaminase has product MTTLDDLPIRDDLRGKVPYGAPQLHVPVALNVNENTHPIPEDVAHDIIARIAQALLSLNRYPDREFTALREALAGYLGHGLSPDRIWAANGSNEVLQQVLQAFGGFGRTALGFAPTYSMYPLLSSGVGVEWIGAERDADFELSPETAVRAIEQHDPDLVILCSPNNPTGTPIPLETVRAVADAARGMVVVDEAYAEFAPPGSPSALSLLEGRPRLIVSRTMSKAFAFAGARVGYLAADPAVIDAIRLVRLPYHLSALTQAAAIGAVEHAPEMLAMVDDIRGQRDRISAELAGLGYRPYRSWSNFVLFAGVDDPPATWAALRDRGVLVRDVGIPGTLRVSAGTETETTAFLEALAAVGR; this is encoded by the coding sequence GTGACGACCCTCGACGACCTCCCGATCCGCGATGACCTCCGAGGCAAGGTGCCCTACGGCGCGCCGCAGCTGCACGTGCCCGTCGCGCTGAACGTGAACGAGAACACGCACCCGATTCCCGAGGACGTCGCGCACGACATCATCGCCCGCATCGCCCAGGCACTGCTGAGCCTCAACCGCTACCCCGACCGCGAGTTCACGGCCCTGCGCGAGGCGCTCGCGGGCTACCTCGGCCACGGGCTCTCGCCCGACCGCATCTGGGCGGCGAACGGCTCGAACGAGGTGCTCCAGCAGGTGCTGCAGGCGTTCGGCGGGTTCGGGCGCACGGCGCTCGGCTTCGCCCCGACCTACTCGATGTACCCGCTGCTGTCGTCGGGCGTCGGCGTGGAGTGGATCGGCGCCGAGCGCGATGCCGACTTCGAGCTCTCGCCCGAGACCGCGGTGCGCGCGATCGAGCAGCACGATCCCGACCTCGTCATCCTCTGCTCGCCGAACAACCCCACGGGCACGCCGATCCCGCTCGAGACCGTGCGCGCCGTCGCCGACGCGGCTCGCGGCATGGTCGTCGTCGACGAGGCGTACGCCGAGTTCGCCCCGCCCGGTTCGCCGAGCGCGCTGTCGCTGCTCGAGGGCCGCCCGCGCCTGATCGTCTCGCGCACCATGAGCAAGGCGTTCGCCTTCGCCGGCGCTCGGGTCGGCTACCTCGCCGCGGACCCCGCCGTGATCGACGCGATCCGGCTCGTGCGCCTGCCGTACCACCTCTCCGCGCTCACCCAGGCGGCGGCGATCGGCGCGGTCGAGCACGCGCCCGAGATGCTGGCCATGGTCGACGACATCCGCGGCCAGCGCGACCGCATCTCGGCCGAGCTCGCCGGACTCGGCTACCGCCCGTACCGCTCGTGGAGCAACTTCGTGCTCTTCGCGGGCGTCGACGACCCGCCGGCGACATGGGCGGCGCTCCGCGACCGCGGCGTCCTCGTGCGCGATGTCGGCATCCCCGGCACCCTGCGGGTGAGCGCGGGCACCGAGACCGAGACGACGGCGTTCCTCGAGGCCCTCGCGGCGGTGGGGCGCTGA
- the hisB gene encoding imidazoleglycerol-phosphate dehydratase HisB → MSTPARTARVQRETSESSIDLSLDLDGTGTSDIETSVPFYDHLLTAFAKHSLTDLTVRARGDIEIDVHHTVEDVGIVLGTAIRQALGDKRGISRYGDALVPLDEALAQAVVDLSGRPYLVHTGEPAGFEFHLIGGHFTGSMVRHVFEAITFHAAMTVHVDVRAGRDPHHIAEAEFKAFARAFRQAKALDPLVSGVPSTKGAL, encoded by the coding sequence ATGAGCACCCCCGCACGGACCGCCCGCGTGCAGCGCGAGACGAGCGAGTCGAGCATCGACCTGTCGCTCGACCTCGACGGCACCGGAACGAGCGACATCGAGACCTCGGTGCCGTTCTACGACCACCTGCTGACGGCGTTCGCGAAGCACTCGCTGACCGACCTGACCGTGCGCGCCCGGGGCGACATCGAGATCGACGTGCACCACACGGTGGAAGACGTCGGCATCGTGCTCGGCACCGCGATCAGGCAGGCGCTCGGCGACAAGCGCGGCATCTCGCGCTACGGCGACGCGCTCGTGCCGCTCGACGAGGCGCTCGCGCAGGCCGTCGTCGACCTCTCCGGCCGGCCGTACCTCGTGCACACAGGCGAGCCCGCGGGCTTCGAGTTCCACCTGATCGGCGGGCACTTCACCGGCTCCATGGTGCGTCACGTGTTCGAGGCCATCACGTTCCACGCGGCGATGACCGTGCACGTCGACGTGCGCGCGGGCCGCGACCCGCACCACATCGCCGAGGCCGAGTTCAAGGCGTTCGCGCGCGCGTTCCGCCAGGCGAAGGCGCTCGACCCGCTGGTGTCGGGCGTGCCCTCGACGAAGGGCGCGCTGTGA
- the hisH gene encoding imidazole glycerol phosphate synthase subunit HisH codes for MSRPSVVVLDYGTGNVHSAVKALERAGAEVELTADRTAAMEADGLLVPGVGAFSAVMAALKGVRGDEIIDRRLAGGRPVMGICVGMQVLFEHGIERGVDTEGLGEWPGTVTELPASVLPHMGWNTVRAPDDSALFEGLHDERFYFVHSYAATEWTLDVQPPFPQPRVTWSEHGAPFLAAVENGPLVATQFHPEKSADAGIRLLANWLGTLR; via the coding sequence GTGAGCCGACCGAGCGTGGTCGTGCTCGACTACGGCACCGGCAACGTGCACTCCGCGGTCAAGGCGCTCGAGCGCGCCGGTGCCGAGGTGGAGCTCACGGCCGACCGCACGGCGGCGATGGAGGCCGACGGCCTGCTCGTCCCCGGCGTCGGCGCGTTCAGCGCCGTCATGGCCGCCCTGAAGGGCGTGCGCGGCGACGAGATCATCGACCGCCGCCTTGCGGGCGGCCGCCCCGTGATGGGCATCTGCGTCGGCATGCAGGTGCTCTTCGAGCACGGCATCGAGCGCGGCGTCGACACCGAGGGGCTCGGCGAGTGGCCCGGTACGGTCACCGAGCTGCCGGCATCCGTGCTGCCCCACATGGGCTGGAACACGGTGCGGGCGCCCGACGACTCGGCGCTCTTCGAGGGCCTGCACGACGAGCGCTTCTACTTCGTGCACTCCTACGCGGCCACCGAGTGGACGCTCGACGTGCAGCCGCCGTTCCCGCAGCCGCGCGTGACCTGGTCGGAGCACGGTGCGCCGTTCCTCGCCGCGGTCGAGAACGGGCCGCTCGTGGCGACGCAGTTCCACCCGGAGAAGTCGGCCGACGCGGGCATCCGCCTGCTCGCGAACTGGCTCGGCACCCTCCGCTGA
- the priA gene encoding bifunctional 1-(5-phosphoribosyl)-5-((5-phosphoribosylamino)methylideneamino)imidazole-4-carboxamide isomerase/phosphoribosylanthranilate isomerase PriA has translation MSEFNRTPRLVLLPAVDVAGGKAVRLTQGEAGTETNYGDPIDAAEDWARQGAEWIHLVDLDAAFGRGSNTGILKKVIRQVRGVNIELSGGIRDDASLEKALEIGAKRINLGTAALENPEWAASVIAQYGEAIAVGLDVRGTTLAARGWTKEGGDLWQVMDRLEEAGCARYVVTDVTKDGTLQGPNVDLLRQVMERTRRPVIASGGISSLDDLAALRELVPLGLEGAIVGKALYSGAFTLAEALDVAGH, from the coding sequence ATGAGCGAGTTCAACAGGACCCCGCGTCTTGTGCTGCTCCCGGCGGTGGACGTCGCCGGTGGCAAGGCGGTCCGCCTGACCCAGGGCGAGGCCGGGACCGAGACCAACTACGGCGACCCGATCGATGCGGCCGAGGACTGGGCCCGGCAGGGTGCCGAGTGGATCCACCTGGTCGACCTCGACGCGGCGTTCGGCCGCGGGAGCAACACCGGGATCCTGAAGAAGGTCATCCGCCAGGTGCGCGGCGTGAACATCGAGCTGTCGGGCGGCATCCGCGACGACGCGTCGCTCGAGAAGGCACTCGAGATCGGCGCCAAGCGCATCAACCTCGGCACCGCGGCGCTCGAGAACCCCGAGTGGGCGGCGTCGGTCATCGCCCAGTACGGCGAGGCGATCGCGGTCGGGCTCGACGTGCGCGGCACGACGCTCGCCGCACGCGGCTGGACCAAGGAGGGCGGCGACCTCTGGCAGGTCATGGACCGCCTCGAGGAGGCCGGCTGCGCCCGTTACGTCGTCACGGACGTCACCAAGGACGGCACGCTGCAGGGCCCGAACGTCGACCTGCTCCGGCAGGTGATGGAGCGCACCCGCCGCCCCGTCATCGCCTCGGGCGGCATCTCGAGCCTCGACGACCTCGCGGCGCTGCGCGAGCTCGTACCGCTCGGCTTGGAGGGCGCGATCGTGGGCAAGGCGCTGTACTCGGGCGCGTTCACGCTCGCCGAGGCGCTGGATGTCGCCGGCCACTGA
- a CDS encoding SseB family protein, with the protein MSPATEPGRGEPADAAGSSSDAAPTLPEHLADSAGQPWAGRAFTPNTHAADDGAMPERLGEAIRRFRAREVGQSDVVDAFREARLLIPLVARLGDGGTEVGAHGLAIEKSQELAIVTVAGPDGRNVLPVFGSVAAMSAWNPEARPVPADGVRVALAAASEDTELVVLDPGSAGEFVVRRPALWAVAQSEPWRPAFEDDAVRDAFARSISSELAAVATTLEPGDPGARLAGPEVVVRLELLAGLERAELDAVLQRLAQRWAADDAIATRVDSLTVRLVTAG; encoded by the coding sequence ATGTCGCCGGCCACTGAGCCGGGCAGGGGCGAACCGGCGGATGCCGCGGGCTCGTCGAGTGACGCGGCGCCCACGCTTCCGGAACACCTCGCCGACTCGGCGGGCCAGCCGTGGGCGGGCCGCGCGTTCACCCCGAACACCCATGCGGCCGACGACGGCGCGATGCCGGAGCGCCTCGGTGAGGCGATCCGGCGGTTCCGTGCGCGCGAGGTCGGGCAGTCCGACGTCGTCGACGCGTTCCGCGAGGCTCGGCTGCTGATCCCGCTCGTCGCCCGCCTGGGCGACGGCGGCACCGAGGTCGGCGCGCACGGCCTGGCGATCGAGAAGAGCCAGGAGCTCGCGATCGTGACGGTCGCGGGCCCCGACGGGCGCAACGTGCTGCCCGTGTTCGGGTCGGTCGCCGCGATGTCGGCGTGGAACCCCGAGGCGCGTCCGGTGCCGGCCGACGGCGTGCGGGTGGCGCTGGCCGCCGCGAGCGAGGACACCGAGCTCGTCGTGCTCGACCCGGGCAGCGCCGGGGAGTTCGTGGTCCGCCGCCCCGCGCTGTGGGCGGTCGCGCAATCCGAGCCCTGGCGCCCGGCGTTCGAGGACGACGCCGTGCGCGACGCCTTCGCGCGCTCGATCTCGAGCGAGCTCGCCGCCGTCGCGACCACCCTCGAGCCGGGCGACCCGGGGGCGCGCCTGGCGGGCCCCGAGGTCGTCGTGCGCCTGGAGCTGCTCGCGGGCCTCGAGCGCGCCGAGCTCGATGCCGTGCTGCAGCGCCTCGCGCAGCGCTGGGCCGCCGACGACGCCATCGCGACCCGCGTCGACAGCCTCACCGTGCGGCTCGTCACCGCCGGCTGA
- a CDS encoding pyridoxal phosphate-dependent decarboxylase family protein, translated as MADGIENPVDYDAALDAATRASRRWLAGLQDRPFDAPADVEAVKDALGRDLAAGGRAASEVIEHLAETVEPALLLSQSGRFFGWVFGGTLPAALAADWLVAAWDQDALSRSWMPGTTAAEELAGEWVADLLGFPARTEVGFTTGATMANFSGLLVGRDTVLADAGWDVSVDGLAAAPPVRVVVGAARHASVELALRYLGLGAPVAVAADDQGRIDVTALERELATADGPTLVCLQAGDLHSGAFDDLEAAVAVAHAAGARVHVDGAFGLWAAASPSARHLTAGLEGVDSASTDAHKTLNVPYDCGIVFCTRPGLMQRSLGTRASYLPPPGATPDPMDTAPEMSRRARGVPVYAALAALGRDGVAALVDRLIAGASRLAAGLDAIPGVRVLNTVEYTQVCVAFEDDAATDAAYAHVMASGEAFVFPSVWRGRHVIRFSVSNWTTGEAEIDRTIEAVRRAASEAG; from the coding sequence GTGGCGGACGGCATCGAGAACCCGGTCGACTACGACGCTGCGCTGGACGCGGCCACCCGTGCGTCGCGACGATGGCTGGCCGGCCTGCAGGACCGTCCGTTCGACGCCCCGGCCGACGTCGAGGCGGTGAAGGACGCCCTCGGTCGTGACCTCGCCGCCGGCGGTCGCGCCGCCTCCGAGGTGATCGAGCACCTGGCGGAGACGGTCGAGCCCGCACTGCTGCTCAGCCAGTCCGGCCGATTCTTCGGCTGGGTGTTCGGCGGCACGCTCCCGGCGGCCCTCGCGGCGGACTGGCTGGTCGCGGCGTGGGACCAGGACGCGCTGTCGCGGTCGTGGATGCCCGGCACGACGGCCGCCGAGGAGCTCGCGGGCGAGTGGGTGGCCGACCTGCTCGGATTCCCCGCCCGCACCGAGGTCGGCTTCACGACCGGCGCGACGATGGCGAACTTCTCCGGCCTGCTGGTCGGGCGCGACACGGTGCTCGCCGATGCCGGCTGGGACGTGTCCGTCGACGGGCTCGCGGCAGCGCCGCCGGTCCGCGTGGTGGTCGGGGCCGCACGCCACGCCTCGGTGGAACTGGCGCTGCGCTATCTCGGCCTCGGGGCACCGGTCGCGGTCGCGGCCGACGACCAGGGCCGCATCGACGTGACGGCGCTGGAGCGCGAACTGGCCACCGCGGACGGGCCGACACTGGTGTGCCTCCAGGCGGGAGACCTCCACTCCGGTGCCTTCGACGACCTCGAGGCCGCCGTCGCCGTCGCGCACGCGGCGGGCGCCCGGGTACACGTCGACGGGGCGTTCGGGCTGTGGGCGGCGGCCTCGCCGTCGGCCCGCCATCTGACGGCGGGGCTGGAGGGCGTCGACTCCGCGAGCACCGACGCGCACAAGACGCTGAACGTGCCGTACGACTGCGGGATCGTCTTCTGCACCCGGCCGGGCCTGATGCAGCGCTCGCTCGGCACGCGCGCGAGCTACCTTCCACCCCCGGGTGCGACGCCCGATCCCATGGACACCGCGCCCGAGATGTCCCGGCGTGCCCGCGGGGTGCCGGTCTACGCCGCGCTGGCCGCGCTCGGCCGGGACGGTGTCGCAGCGCTCGTGGATCGCCTCATCGCGGGTGCGTCGCGCCTGGCGGCGGGCCTCGACGCCATCCCCGGCGTCCGCGTGCTGAACACGGTCGAGTACACGCAGGTGTGCGTCGCGTTCGAGGACGATGCCGCGACGGATGCCGCCTATGCGCACGTCATGGCGAGCGGGGAGGCGTTCGTGTTCCCGTCGGTGTGGCGTGGGCGCCACGTCATCCGGTTCTCGGTGAGCAACTGGACGACCGGCGAGGCCGAGATCGACCGCACGATCGAGGCGGTGCGCCGGGCGGCGTCCGAGGCCGGGTGA